From the genome of Pantoea alfalfae, one region includes:
- the hupA gene encoding nucleoid-associated protein HU-alpha encodes MNKTQLIDVIAEKADLSKTQAKAALESTLAAITESLKDGDAVQLVGFGTFKVNHRAERTGRNPQTGKEIKIAAANVPAFVSGKALKDAVK; translated from the coding sequence ATGAACAAGACTCAACTGATTGATGTGATCGCAGAAAAAGCTGACCTGTCTAAAACCCAGGCAAAGGCAGCGCTGGAATCGACTCTGGCTGCGATCACTGAGTCTCTGAAAGATGGTGATGCTGTACAACTGGTTGGTTTTGGTACTTTTAAAGTGAACCACCGCGCTGAGCGTACCGGTCGTAACCCGCAGACTGGCAAAGAGATTAAAATCGCTGCAGCAAACGTACCGGCATTCGTGTCTGGTAAAGCGCTGAAAGACGCCGTTAAGTAA
- the aceB gene encoding malate synthase A, which yields MTDSVISHTLSFSQPFNHAEQQLLTPEAVSFLEGLIARFAPQRDVLLSARQQRQRRYDEGYLPDFDMETASIRASAWRIQPIPADLKDRRVEITGPPERKMVINALNSNVKVFMADFEDSLSPEWSKLIDGQLTLREAVLGTLSYTSDTGKIYQLGANPAVLMCRVRGLHLSEKHVSWQGEAIPGGLFDFALYFFHNVRPLLAKGSGPYFYLPKTESWQEIAWWREIFSFSEDQFDLPRGTIKATVLIETLPAVFQMDEILWNLRDHIVGLNCGRWDYIFSYIKTLKQHADRVLPERQSVTMSQPFLDAYSRLLIKTCHRRGAFAMGGMSALIPAKDPTRNAWVLQRVTEDKEREADNGHDGTWIAHPGLADTAMAVFNAALGDRPNQLHILREEDAPITAEQLLAPCQGERTEAGMRANIRVALQYLEAWISGNGCVPIDGLMEDAATAEIARTSIWQWIRHQQMLSSGQQVTAELFLRWLNEELHLLQNALGEARFSAGRYDDAAQLMAQITTERELVSFLTLPGYRLIP from the coding sequence ATGACAGACTCAGTGATCAGCCATACCCTCTCTTTCAGCCAGCCCTTTAATCATGCCGAACAGCAGCTGTTAACGCCCGAGGCCGTCTCTTTCTTAGAGGGGCTGATTGCACGCTTTGCACCACAACGCGACGTGCTGTTGTCGGCTCGCCAGCAACGTCAGCGTCGATATGACGAGGGCTATCTTCCAGACTTCGATATGGAAACCGCTTCCATAAGAGCCAGCGCGTGGCGTATTCAACCCATTCCGGCAGATTTAAAAGATCGTCGGGTTGAGATCACCGGTCCACCCGAGCGAAAAATGGTGATTAATGCCCTGAATTCAAACGTAAAGGTTTTTATGGCCGACTTTGAGGATTCGCTGTCACCGGAGTGGTCAAAGCTGATTGACGGGCAGCTTACTCTGCGCGAAGCAGTGCTGGGTACGCTGAGTTACACCAGCGACACTGGCAAAATTTATCAGCTCGGCGCTAATCCAGCGGTGCTGATGTGTCGGGTTCGCGGCCTGCATCTGTCAGAAAAACATGTCAGCTGGCAGGGCGAGGCGATTCCGGGTGGGCTGTTTGATTTCGCGCTCTATTTCTTCCACAACGTCCGTCCTTTACTGGCTAAGGGCAGCGGACCTTACTTCTATCTGCCTAAGACTGAGAGCTGGCAGGAGATCGCATGGTGGCGTGAGATCTTTAGCTTCAGCGAGGATCAGTTCGATCTGCCGCGCGGCACGATCAAAGCGACAGTGCTGATCGAAACCTTACCCGCCGTGTTTCAAATGGATGAGATCCTGTGGAATCTGCGCGATCACATTGTGGGCCTCAATTGTGGCCGCTGGGACTACATCTTCAGCTACATCAAAACCCTGAAACAACATGCGGATCGCGTACTGCCGGAGCGCCAGTCTGTCACCATGTCTCAGCCTTTTCTGGATGCTTACTCGCGCCTGCTGATTAAAACCTGTCATCGCCGGGGCGCTTTTGCGATGGGCGGGATGTCTGCGCTGATCCCCGCTAAAGATCCGACGCGCAATGCCTGGGTGCTGCAGCGCGTAACGGAAGATAAAGAGCGGGAGGCGGACAACGGGCATGACGGCACCTGGATTGCGCATCCGGGCCTGGCAGATACCGCCATGGCGGTCTTCAATGCTGCGCTGGGTGACCGGCCGAATCAGCTGCATATTCTGCGCGAAGAAGATGCCCCCATCACGGCGGAGCAGTTACTGGCGCCCTGCCAGGGCGAGCGCACTGAAGCCGGAATGCGCGCCAATATCCGCGTCGCACTGCAATATCTTGAAGCGTGGATTAGCGGCAACGGCTGTGTGCCAATTGACGGACTGATGGAGGATGCCGCGACTGCTGAGATCGCACGCACCTCAATCTGGCAATGGATTCGCCACCAGCAAATGCTGAGCAGTGGCCAGCAGGTCACGGCCGAACTGTTTCTGCGCTGGCTGAATGAAGAGCTGCATCTGCTGCAAAACGCGCTGGGCGAAGCCCGTTTTAGTGCCGGTCGCTATGACGACGCGGCACAGTTGATGGCGCAGATCACTACCGAACGCGAGCTGGTTTCCTTTCTTACCCTGCCAGGCTACCGCCTGATCCCCTGA
- the purD gene encoding phosphoribosylamine--glycine ligase codes for MKILVIGNGGREHALAWKAAQSPLAETVFVAPGNAGTALEPALQNVAISATDVPALLEFAQREKIDLTIVGPEAPLVIGVVDAFRKAGLAIFGPTQAAAQLEGSKAFTKDFLARHQIPSAAYQNFTDVEPALAYLREKGAPIVIKADGLAAGKGVIVAMTLQEAEDAVQDMLAGNAFGDAGHRIVIEEFLDGEEASFIVMVDGEHVLPMATSQDHKRVGDGDTGPNTGGMGAYSPAPVVTDEIHQRVMDQVIWPTVRGMAAEGNVYTGFLYAGLMIDHTGQPKVIEFNCRFGDPETQPIMLRLQSDLVDLCLAACDGKLDQKKSQWDPRPALGVVLAAGGYPGNYAQGDQIHGLPLEEVADGKVFHAGTRLEEDRVLTNGGRVLCVTALGDDVAAAQKRAYELTKPISWQGSFCRRDIGYRAINRK; via the coding sequence ATGAAAATTTTAGTAATCGGCAATGGCGGACGTGAACATGCTCTGGCCTGGAAAGCGGCCCAGTCGCCACTGGCGGAAACCGTATTTGTCGCGCCAGGTAATGCGGGCACCGCATTAGAGCCTGCGCTGCAGAACGTCGCGATCAGTGCGACAGATGTCCCTGCCCTGCTTGAATTTGCCCAGCGTGAAAAGATCGATCTGACGATTGTCGGGCCGGAAGCGCCGCTGGTGATTGGCGTCGTGGATGCCTTCCGTAAGGCAGGGCTGGCTATCTTTGGTCCGACGCAGGCCGCGGCACAGCTGGAAGGCTCTAAAGCCTTCACCAAAGATTTTCTGGCACGTCACCAGATCCCCAGCGCGGCGTATCAGAACTTTACCGACGTTGAGCCTGCTCTCGCATATTTGCGTGAGAAAGGTGCGCCCATCGTTATTAAAGCCGACGGCCTGGCCGCAGGTAAAGGCGTGATTGTCGCAATGACGCTGCAGGAAGCTGAGGATGCGGTTCAGGATATGCTGGCCGGTAACGCGTTTGGCGATGCCGGACACCGCATTGTGATTGAAGAGTTTCTGGATGGCGAAGAAGCCAGCTTCATCGTGATGGTAGACGGCGAGCATGTACTGCCGATGGCCACCAGCCAGGATCACAAACGCGTCGGCGATGGCGACACTGGTCCGAACACCGGTGGTATGGGGGCCTACTCACCGGCTCCGGTTGTCACCGATGAGATCCACCAGCGCGTGATGGATCAGGTTATCTGGCCAACCGTGCGTGGCATGGCCGCAGAAGGCAACGTCTACACCGGTTTCCTCTATGCCGGTCTGATGATCGACCACACCGGGCAGCCGAAAGTAATCGAATTTAACTGCCGCTTCGGCGATCCGGAAACGCAGCCGATCATGCTGCGCCTTCAGTCGGATCTGGTCGATCTTTGCCTGGCTGCCTGTGACGGTAAGCTGGATCAGAAAAAGTCACAATGGGATCCCCGTCCTGCGCTGGGTGTGGTACTGGCGGCAGGCGGTTATCCGGGTAATTACGCTCAGGGCGATCAGATTCATGGGCTGCCACTGGAAGAGGTTGCCGACGGCAAGGTATTCCACGCCGGAACACGTCTGGAAGAGGATCGGGTACTGACGAACGGTGGCCGTGTGCTGTGCGTCACTGCGCTGGGTGACGATGTCGCTGCGGCACAAAAGCGGGCTTACGAGCTGACAAAGCCAATTTCATGGCAGGGCAGTTTCTGTCGCCGCGATATCGGCTACCGCGCTATTAACCGCAAATAA
- the rsd gene encoding sigma D regulator, with amino-acid sequence MLNQLDVLAERVGGSNELVDSWLEARRQLLVTYYHLVGLKPKKEALTRLDEQALDNFCHGLVDYLSAGHFSIYERVISEMSGDSPMIAAAQIYPPLEANTERLMQLYDGHLQQAIDDENCMTFQQALSEVGEVLESRFTLEDKLIQLAWDNQLATPPVANDSQIARPA; translated from the coding sequence ATGCTTAACCAGTTAGACGTCCTGGCTGAACGCGTAGGTGGCAGTAATGAACTGGTCGATTCGTGGCTTGAAGCGCGTCGCCAGCTACTGGTGACCTATTATCACCTGGTCGGTCTTAAACCTAAAAAAGAGGCGCTGACGCGTCTTGATGAGCAGGCACTCGACAACTTCTGTCACGGCCTGGTCGACTATCTTTCTGCCGGTCACTTCAGTATCTATGAGCGCGTGATCAGTGAAATGAGTGGCGACAGCCCGATGATCGCCGCCGCGCAGATCTACCCTCCGCTGGAGGCAAACACTGAGCGTCTGATGCAGCTGTATGACGGTCACCTGCAGCAGGCCATTGATGATGAAAACTGCATGACCTTCCAGCAGGCTCTCTCCGAAGTGGGTGAAGTGCTGGAATCACGCTTTACGCTGGAAGATAAGCTGATTCAGCTGGCCTGGGATAACCAGCTTGCTACGCCACCAGTGGCGAATGACAGCCAAATCGCGCGTCCGGCTTAG
- the nudC gene encoding NAD(+) diphosphatase, protein MQCEISSVDAGWWIVSHEQKLWLPQGDLPHGNAEKFGLTGSKARTIGEWQGEKVWLICEPRSSDMFSMRQLIDQDVALFQLVGRGVQLAEFYRSHRWCGYCGHEMHHSKHEFACLCSHCRERYYPQIAPCIIVAIRRGDEILLANHARHRNKVYTVLAGFVEVGETLEQAVAREVMEESNIRVKNVRYVTSQPWPFPQSLMTAFMAEYDSGDLQHDGKELLDAAWFRFDALPLLPPPGTVARRLIEDTVALCRAEA, encoded by the coding sequence ATGCAATGCGAAATCTCAAGCGTAGACGCTGGATGGTGGATTGTCAGCCATGAACAAAAACTTTGGTTGCCACAAGGTGATTTACCCCACGGAAACGCCGAAAAATTCGGTTTAACTGGCAGTAAGGCCCGGACCATTGGTGAATGGCAGGGCGAAAAAGTCTGGCTGATTTGTGAGCCGCGTTCCTCCGATATGTTCTCCATGCGACAGCTGATCGATCAGGATGTGGCGCTGTTTCAGCTGGTGGGTCGCGGTGTACAGCTGGCGGAGTTCTACCGCTCTCATCGCTGGTGCGGCTACTGCGGACATGAGATGCACCACAGCAAACATGAATTTGCCTGTCTCTGCAGTCATTGCCGTGAGCGTTACTATCCGCAGATCGCGCCCTGCATCATTGTGGCTATCCGTCGCGGCGATGAAATCCTGCTGGCGAATCATGCCCGCCATCGCAACAAGGTCTACACCGTGCTGGCCGGTTTTGTGGAGGTCGGCGAGACGCTGGAGCAGGCCGTTGCCCGGGAAGTGATGGAAGAGAGCAATATCCGCGTCAAAAACGTCCGTTACGTGACCTCCCAGCCTTGGCCCTTCCCGCAATCGCTGATGACGGCGTTCATGGCGGAGTATGACAGCGGCGATCTGCAACATGACGGTAAAGAGCTGCTGGATGCCGCCTGGTTCCGTTTTGATGCGCTGCCTTTGCTGCCACCGCCAGGCACGGTAGCGCGCCGCCTGATTGAAGATACCGTCGCCCTGTGCCGCGCCGAAGCGTGA
- the purH gene encoding bifunctional phosphoribosylaminoimidazolecarboxamide formyltransferase/IMP cyclohydrolase encodes MQQPRPVRRALLSVSDKAGILEFAQSLSSRGVELLSTGGTARLLADAGLAVTEVSDYTGFPEMMDGRVKTLHPKVHGGILGRRGQDDAIMAQHDISPIDMVVVNLYPFAQTVAREGCSLEEAVENIDIGGPTMVRSAAKNHKDVAIVVSSGDYDAIIAEMDAHENALTLETRFDLAIKAFEHTAAYDSMIANYFGTLVPAYHGERNQPAGRFPRTLNLNFIKKQDMRYGENSHQDAAFYIEENITEASVATAQQVQGKALSYNNIADTDAALECVKEFSEPACVIVKHANPCGVATGDNLLAAYERAYQTDPTSAFGGIIAFNRELDEATAQAIISRQFVEVIIAPAVSEAALKITAAKQNVRVLICGQWQNRTAALDFKRVNGGLLVQDRDLGMVDASQLRVVSKRQPTEQELRDALFCWKVAKFVKSNAIVYARDNMTIGIGAGQMSRVYSAKIAGIKAADEGLEVKGSAMASDAFFPFRDGIDAAAAAGVSCVIQPGGSIRDEEVIAAADEHDIAMIFTDMRHFRH; translated from the coding sequence ATGCAACAACCTCGTCCTGTACGCCGCGCATTGCTCAGTGTCTCTGACAAAGCCGGTATCCTCGAATTTGCTCAGTCGCTCTCAAGTCGCGGTGTCGAACTGCTCTCCACAGGTGGAACCGCTCGCCTTCTGGCGGATGCGGGTCTGGCTGTTACTGAAGTCTCTGACTACACCGGTTTCCCGGAAATGATGGATGGACGCGTCAAAACCCTGCATCCGAAAGTGCATGGCGGCATTCTGGGTCGTCGCGGCCAGGATGATGCCATCATGGCGCAGCACGACATCAGCCCAATCGACATGGTGGTCGTTAACCTCTATCCCTTTGCACAGACGGTCGCCCGTGAAGGATGTTCACTGGAAGAGGCGGTGGAAAACATCGACATCGGTGGCCCGACCATGGTGCGCTCTGCTGCCAAGAACCATAAAGATGTCGCCATTGTGGTCAGCAGCGGTGACTACGACGCCATCATTGCTGAAATGGATGCGCATGAGAACGCGCTGACGCTTGAGACCCGTTTCGATCTGGCCATCAAAGCCTTCGAACATACCGCCGCCTATGACAGCATGATCGCTAACTACTTCGGTACCCTGGTGCCGGCCTATCACGGTGAACGCAATCAGCCCGCTGGCCGTTTCCCGCGTACCCTGAATCTGAACTTCATTAAGAAGCAGGATATGCGTTACGGCGAGAACAGCCATCAGGATGCTGCCTTCTATATAGAAGAGAACATTACTGAAGCGTCAGTAGCGACCGCGCAGCAGGTTCAGGGCAAAGCGCTCTCCTATAACAATATTGCTGACACGGATGCGGCACTGGAATGCGTTAAAGAGTTCAGTGAACCCGCCTGCGTCATTGTTAAGCATGCTAACCCCTGTGGTGTCGCGACCGGTGACAATCTGCTGGCAGCCTATGAGCGTGCTTACCAGACCGACCCGACCTCCGCGTTCGGCGGCATCATTGCCTTTAACCGCGAGCTGGATGAAGCGACGGCACAGGCGATTATCAGCCGCCAGTTTGTTGAGGTGATCATCGCGCCTGCCGTTTCCGAAGCCGCGCTAAAAATTACCGCTGCGAAACAGAATGTTCGTGTCCTGATCTGCGGCCAGTGGCAAAACCGCACTGCCGCGCTGGATTTTAAACGCGTCAATGGCGGCCTGCTGGTCCAGGATCGTGATCTCGGCATGGTGGACGCCAGCCAGCTGCGTGTAGTCAGCAAGCGCCAGCCAACAGAACAGGAGCTGCGTGATGCGCTGTTCTGCTGGAAAGTCGCGAAGTTCGTTAAGTCCAATGCCATTGTGTATGCACGCGACAACATGACTATCGGCATTGGCGCGGGTCAGATGAGCCGCGTCTACTCCGCTAAAATTGCGGGTATTAAAGCAGCCGATGAAGGTCTGGAAGTGAAAGGCTCAGCCATGGCGTCAGATGCCTTCTTCCCGTTCCGCGATGGTATTGATGCCGCCGCCGCGGCAGGCGTGAGCTGCGTTATCCAGCCAGGTGGCTCCATCCGCGATGAAGAAGTGATTGCGGCAGCCGATGAGCATGACATTGCGATGATCTTCACCGACATGCGCCACTTCCGCCATTAA
- the nfi gene encoding deoxyribonuclease V (cleaves DNA at apurinic or apyrimidinic sites) has translation MDIAALRAEQLQRAADVVREDDFDVLPPRFIGGADVGFEQDGTVTRAAMVILEYPSLKLVEHRIARVETTMPYIPGFLSFREYPALMAAWQMLEQKPDLLFVDGHGISHPRRLGVASHFGLLVDVPTIGVAKSRLCGRFDDLDAQPGSRQPLIDKGEQIGWVWRSKLRCNPLFVATGHRVSLDTALQWVENCTRGYRLPEPTRWADAVASNRTAFQRWQNAL, from the coding sequence ATGGACATTGCCGCACTTCGCGCTGAGCAGTTACAACGCGCCGCTGACGTGGTGCGTGAAGATGACTTTGACGTTCTGCCGCCCCGCTTTATTGGCGGGGCAGACGTTGGGTTTGAGCAGGACGGCACCGTCACGCGGGCGGCGATGGTGATACTGGAATATCCCTCGTTAAAACTGGTGGAGCATCGCATCGCGCGCGTTGAGACCACCATGCCCTATATTCCGGGCTTTCTCTCCTTCCGTGAATATCCGGCGCTGATGGCTGCCTGGCAGATGCTGGAGCAAAAGCCTGATCTGTTGTTTGTGGATGGACACGGTATTTCGCATCCAAGACGGCTGGGCGTCGCATCGCATTTTGGCCTGCTGGTCGATGTGCCCACTATTGGTGTTGCGAAAAGTCGTCTCTGCGGGCGTTTTGACGATCTGGATGCGCAGCCTGGCAGCCGTCAGCCGCTGATCGACAAAGGTGAGCAGATAGGCTGGGTATGGCGCAGCAAGCTGCGTTGTAATCCGCTGTTTGTCGCCACCGGTCATCGTGTCAGCCTGGATACGGCGCTGCAGTGGGTCGAAAACTGTACGCGCGGTTACCGGTTGCCGGAACCTACCCGCTGGGCCGATGCGGTTGCCTCTAACCGAACCGCTTTCCAGCGCTGGCAAAACGCGCTTTAA
- the metA gene encoding homoserine O-acetyltransferase MetA, with translation MPIRVPDELPAVNFLRDENVFVMTSSRASVQEIRPLKVLILNLMPKKIETENQFLRLLSNSPLQIDIQLLRIDSRESRNTPTEHLNNFYCNFEDIQHDNYDGLIVTGAPLGLVDFNDVAYWPQIQRVLHWANEHVTSTLFVCWAVQAALNILYGIPKQTRHNKLSGVYEHQILHPHALLTRGFDDNFLAPHSRYADFPTHLITDYTDLELFAESEQTGAYLMASKDKRLVFVTGHPEYDALTLSGEYHRDYEAGVNPEVPYNYFPQDNPVLPPRATWRSHGNLLFSNWLNYYVYQITPFDLRHMNPTLE, from the coding sequence ATGCCAATCAGGGTTCCCGACGAATTACCGGCAGTGAATTTTTTGCGTGACGAAAATGTCTTTGTGATGACATCGTCGCGCGCCAGTGTTCAGGAGATCCGCCCGCTTAAAGTGCTCATACTGAATCTGATGCCGAAAAAGATCGAAACGGAGAATCAGTTTCTGCGTCTGCTTTCCAACTCGCCCTTACAGATCGATATTCAGCTGCTGCGCATCGACAGCCGCGAGTCACGCAATACGCCCACTGAACACCTCAACAACTTCTACTGCAATTTTGAAGATATCCAGCACGATAACTACGATGGCTTAATCGTGACAGGTGCACCACTCGGGCTGGTTGATTTTAATGATGTCGCTTACTGGCCACAGATTCAGCGCGTTCTGCACTGGGCAAATGAGCACGTCACCTCAACCCTGTTTGTCTGTTGGGCGGTTCAGGCCGCGCTTAACATTCTGTATGGCATTCCCAAGCAAACCCGGCATAACAAACTGTCTGGCGTCTATGAGCATCAGATACTGCATCCCCATGCGTTACTGACCCGCGGTTTTGATGATAATTTCCTCGCACCGCACTCACGCTATGCTGATTTTCCCACTCATTTGATAACGGATTACACCGATCTTGAGCTGTTTGCTGAATCGGAACAAACCGGTGCCTATCTGATGGCGAGTAAAGACAAACGTCTGGTGTTTGTTACCGGTCACCCGGAATATGATGCCCTGACATTGTCTGGTGAGTATCATCGCGATTATGAAGCGGGGGTGAATCCGGAAGTCCCTTATAACTATTTCCCGCAGGATAATCCGGTATTGCCACCCCGCGCCACCTGGCGCAGTCACGGCAATCTGCTGTTCTCGAACTGGCTTAACTACTACGTTTACCAGATCACGCCGTTCGATCTGCGTCACATGAACCCAACGCTGGAATAG
- the hemE gene encoding uroporphyrinogen decarboxylase, which produces MSELKNDRYLRALLRQPVDVTPVWMMRQAGRYLPEYKATRAQAGDFMSLCKNAELACEVTLQPLRRYPLDAAILFSDILTIPDAMGLGLYFETGEGPRFSNPVTCRADVERLPVPDPEMELGYVMNAVRTIRKNLNGDLPLIGFSGSPWTLATYMVEGGSSKAFTKIKKMMYADPATLHAMLDKLADSVILYLNAQIRAGAQSVMVFDTWGGVLTGRDYREFSLHYMHKIVDGLLRENDGRRVPVTLFTKGGGQWLEAMAATGCDALGLDWTTDIDDARRRVGDKVALQGNMDPSMLYAAPERIEQEVAGILERFGSGTGHVFNLGHGIHQDVPPENAGVFVDAVHRLSRPWHQE; this is translated from the coding sequence ATGAGTGAACTGAAGAACGATCGTTATTTGCGTGCCCTGTTACGTCAGCCGGTTGATGTCACGCCGGTATGGATGATGCGACAAGCCGGGCGCTATTTGCCGGAGTACAAAGCGACACGCGCCCAGGCGGGTGATTTCATGTCGCTGTGTAAAAACGCCGAGCTGGCCTGTGAAGTGACCCTGCAGCCGCTGCGCCGTTATCCGCTGGATGCCGCCATCCTCTTCAGTGACATCCTGACCATTCCGGATGCGATGGGACTGGGTCTCTACTTTGAAACCGGCGAAGGTCCGCGTTTCTCTAATCCTGTGACCTGCCGCGCTGACGTTGAGCGTTTGCCGGTGCCCGATCCTGAAATGGAGCTGGGCTATGTGATGAATGCGGTCCGCACCATCCGTAAAAACCTGAATGGCGATCTGCCGCTGATTGGCTTCTCAGGCAGTCCGTGGACGCTGGCCACCTACATGGTGGAAGGCGGCAGCAGTAAGGCCTTTACTAAAATTAAGAAGATGATGTATGCCGATCCGGCGACGCTGCACGCGATGCTGGATAAGCTGGCCGACAGCGTCATCCTCTATCTCAACGCTCAGATCCGCGCCGGAGCGCAGTCCGTCATGGTCTTTGATACCTGGGGCGGCGTGCTGACCGGTCGTGACTATCGCGAATTCTCCCTGCACTACATGCACAAGATTGTCGATGGCCTGCTGCGTGAAAACGACGGCCGCCGCGTGCCGGTGACGCTCTTTACCAAAGGCGGCGGACAGTGGCTGGAAGCGATGGCTGCCACCGGTTGTGATGCGCTGGGTCTCGACTGGACCACCGATATTGATGATGCACGCCGCCGCGTAGGCGACAAAGTTGCGCTGCAGGGCAACATGGATCCCTCTATGCTCTATGCGGCACCTGAACGTATCGAGCAGGAGGTGGCCGGTATTCTGGAGCGTTTTGGCTCAGGCACTGGTCATGTCTTTAATCTGGGGCATGGCATTCATCAGGACGTTCCGCCCGAAAATGCCGGTGTCTTTGTTGATGCTGTGCATCGTTTATCGCGTCCCTGGCATCAGGAGTAA
- a CDS encoding DUF1481 domain-containing protein, translating into MIPLLPRLSVLFLSLFLFGCSSTPDIPPFSASGYLADRGVVRIWRKNSDHQSVHIRTLYTPFSGGEGEVTDYVWLEESLISIQRQVKGKQPDDVTLRFDQAGGLNFMQRQLAGRREAVSPDAVELYKFDAERMRNLSDALLSGQVFLKQGHWLGNNVLENCEGQQVRPAFDADEVQMLTQQQRSASAPLMVSWLEAPEGIQLLRVSQKDDCSQQPTEDDM; encoded by the coding sequence ATGATTCCGCTGTTACCGCGTTTATCTGTTCTGTTTCTCTCTCTGTTTCTTTTCGGCTGCAGCTCGACTCCGGATATACCTCCCTTTTCTGCCAGTGGCTATCTTGCCGATCGTGGTGTTGTTCGTATCTGGCGCAAAAATAGCGACCATCAGTCAGTTCATATCCGCACCCTCTATACGCCGTTCAGTGGCGGTGAAGGTGAAGTGACTGACTATGTCTGGCTGGAAGAGTCATTGATCAGCATTCAGCGCCAGGTGAAGGGCAAACAACCTGACGATGTAACCCTGCGCTTCGACCAGGCGGGTGGTCTCAACTTTATGCAGCGCCAGCTTGCAGGCCGGCGTGAAGCGGTCAGCCCGGATGCGGTTGAACTCTATAAGTTTGATGCCGAGCGCATGCGTAACCTCAGCGATGCGCTGTTAAGCGGTCAGGTGTTCCTGAAACAGGGACACTGGCTGGGAAACAATGTGCTGGAGAATTGTGAAGGCCAGCAGGTCAGACCCGCTTTTGATGCTGACGAGGTGCAGATGCTGACACAGCAGCAGCGTAGCGCATCGGCACCGCTGATGGTGTCATGGCTTGAAGCACCTGAAGGAATTCAGTTGTTGCGGGTCAGTCAGAAGGATGACTGCTCACAGCAGCCGACAGAAGACGATATGTGA
- a CDS encoding YjaG family protein codes for MLQNPVHLRLAKLESWQHLTFMACLCERMYPNYRAFCEQTEFADPALYRRILDLIWENLTVKDAKINFDSQLEKLEAAIPDGDAFEVYGVYPAIDACVALSEVVHAQLSGETLEHAIEVSETSITTVAMLEMTQAGREMTDEELRENPAIIDEWDLQWEIFRLLAECEERDLELIKGLRSDLREAGISNIGINFQQ; via the coding sequence ATGTTACAGAACCCCGTTCATCTGCGTCTGGCGAAGCTGGAAAGCTGGCAGCACCTGACTTTTATGGCCTGCCTGTGCGAACGCATGTATCCCAACTATCGCGCATTCTGCGAGCAGACTGAATTTGCCGATCCGGCACTCTATCGCCGGATTCTTGATCTGATCTGGGAAAACCTGACGGTCAAAGATGCGAAGATTAACTTCGACAGCCAGCTGGAAAAACTCGAAGCCGCCATTCCTGATGGCGATGCATTTGAGGTTTACGGCGTTTATCCGGCTATCGATGCCTGTGTGGCATTAAGCGAAGTCGTTCATGCGCAGCTGAGCGGCGAAACGCTTGAGCATGCTATTGAAGTCAGCGAGACCTCAATTACCACCGTCGCTATGCTGGAGATGACCCAGGCTGGACGCGAAATGACCGATGAAGAGCTGCGTGAAAACCCGGCTATCATCGATGAGTGGGACCTCCAGTGGGAGATTTTCCGTCTGCTGGCGGAGTGTGAAGAGCGCGACCTTGAATTGATTAAAGGTCTGCGATCTGACCTGCGTGAAGCGGGAATTAGTAACATCGGTATAAATTTCCAGCAGTAA